The following proteins come from a genomic window of Trifolium pratense cultivar HEN17-A07 linkage group LG4, ARS_RC_1.1, whole genome shotgun sequence:
- the LOC123922283 gene encoding uncharacterized protein LOC123922283, with protein MRRKYQGSTKVKRAQLQALRREFKILTMKDNESLSDYFSRTLTIANKMTSHGETMNQIKVAENVLRSMTSKFNYVVCSIEESNDVTTLTIDELQSSLLVHEQRMKTTQDKHEEQALKVSYG; from the coding sequence ATGAGAAGAAAATATCAAGGTTCAACAAAGGTTAAACGTGCTCAGCTTCAAGCCTTACGCAGAGAATTCAAAATCTTGACCATGAAAGACAATGAATCACTAAGTGATTACTTTTCAAGAACTTTAACTATTGCCAATAAAATGACTTCACATGGTGAAACCATGAATCAAATTAAAGTTGCTGAAAATGTTTTAAGATCCATGACTTCCAAGTTCAACTATGTTGTGTGTTCCATAGAAGAGTCAAATGATGTAACTACCCTTACAATTGATGAATTGCAAAGTAGTTTACTGGTTCATGAACAAAGGATGAAAACCACACAAGATAAACATGAAGAACAAGCCTTGAAAGTGTCTTATGGCTGA